The Sandaracinobacteroides saxicola nucleotide sequence TGGCCGCGCCGGGGCTGGAGGCGGCGTTCGCCAAGGAATATCCGCTGGGGCGGATCGGCACGAGCGAGGATATCGCCGACGCGGTGCTGTGGCTGGCGGGCGATGGCGCGTTCGTGACCGGTCAGAACATCCAGGTGAACGGCGGGTTGACACTGCGGCGCAATCCGCGCCCTGAGGAGATCGGCGCGGCAATCGCCGCCGCGATGGGCCAATGACGGGGGCGTGACCTGATGGATTTTTATTCGGACAATGCCGCCGGGGTGCACCCGGCGGTGCTGGCGGCGGTGACCGGTGCGGCGGGGCCGCATGCGAAGGGCTATGACGCCGACGATTGGACGGCGCGGCTGGACGCCGCGTTCGGCGCGCTGTTCGAGACGCCATGCCGCGTGTTCGCGGTGCCATCGGGCACGGCCGCCAATGCGCTGGGGCTGGCCGCCATGCTGCCGCCCTGGGGGGCGCTGTGGTGCGAGCGGGAGGCGCATGTCGAGGTGGATGAAGCGGGTGCCGTGCCCTTCTACAGCGGCGGGGCGACGCATCTGCTGGTGGCGGGCGCGCATGGCAAGTTGTCGGTCGAGGCGTTAAGCGAAGCGGCGGGGCGGCGGCGGGGCGACGTGCACCAGACGCAGGCGGCGGCGCTCAGCCTGACGCAGGCGACCGAGGCGGGCACGGTCTATGCGCCCGATGAAATCGCGGCGCTGTCCGCCTGGGCGCGGGCGCGGGGCTGCCGGGTGCATATGGACGGCGCGCGTTTCGCCAACGCCGTGGCGCATCTGGGCTGCGCGCCGGCGGACGTGACCTG carries:
- a CDS encoding threonine aldolase family protein — protein: MDFYSDNAAGVHPAVLAAVTGAAGPHAKGYDADDWTARLDAAFGALFETPCRVFAVPSGTAANALGLAAMLPPWGALWCEREAHVEVDEAGAVPFYSGGATHLLVAGAHGKLSVEALSEAAGRRRGDVHQTQAAALSLTQATEAGTVYAPDEIAALSAWARARGCRVHMDGARFANAVAHLGCAPADVTWRAGVEILSFGCIKNGGMSAEALVVFAPDLAASIPHRRKRAGLMPSKGRFAAAQLLAMIDGGVWLANARAANAGAAAIAAAVPQRLLHPVQANEVFLRLDADERQALRRQGFGFYEWESDGPGAARLVVRWDADSHAIAALVAALRAL